A section of the Terriglobales bacterium genome encodes:
- a CDS encoding ABC transporter permease, translating into MFARLLYESFRRQRRRKLLAGVSVTLGIAVITAMIGVATAVGDKINRELRQYGANLIVYPHEDTLDVDIGGVNLKPASEGAYLNEAELPKIKGIFWRNNVLGFAPFLPVAVRVETVHGAREVELLGTYFAKTLSFGKDPFTTGVRTTHPWWKVRGAWPGDDSQDVLIGERLAATLGVGAGSTVRLDGRDVRVTGILSTGDQQEESVVAPLSFAQEIAGRPGVVRRVFVSALTSPEDMFARRDPATMTPADRDRWYCTPYALSIAYQLREVIAQSDAEPIRQVAQNEGKVLERIRSLMLLVALAALLASALAVSAAMATALLERRREVGLMKALGARSAAVALIFVAEACLLALLGGTAGFLIGVLLARQIGMAVFGSQIAVQPMLFPAVLLLAVLVTLAGSAAAIRRALRFHPAVVLRGGL; encoded by the coding sequence ATGTTCGCCCGCCTCCTGTACGAATCGTTCCGCCGGCAGCGCAGACGGAAGCTGTTGGCAGGCGTCTCCGTGACTCTGGGCATTGCCGTGATCACCGCCATGATCGGCGTCGCCACCGCGGTGGGCGACAAGATCAACCGCGAACTGCGCCAGTACGGCGCCAACCTCATCGTCTACCCCCACGAGGACACGCTGGACGTGGACATTGGTGGCGTCAACCTCAAGCCCGCCAGCGAAGGCGCCTACCTGAACGAAGCGGAGCTTCCAAAGATCAAGGGCATTTTCTGGCGCAACAACGTCCTCGGGTTCGCTCCCTTTCTGCCTGTCGCGGTCCGTGTGGAAACCGTCCACGGCGCGCGGGAAGTCGAGCTGCTGGGAACGTATTTTGCAAAGACTCTGAGCTTTGGCAAAGACCCGTTCACCACCGGGGTGCGCACTACGCATCCCTGGTGGAAGGTGCGTGGTGCCTGGCCGGGAGATGATTCGCAGGACGTGCTGATCGGTGAGCGCCTGGCTGCCACGCTCGGCGTTGGTGCCGGCTCGACCGTTCGCCTCGACGGGCGCGATGTCCGTGTGACCGGAATCCTCTCCACTGGCGACCAGCAGGAGGAGAGCGTAGTTGCTCCGCTGTCCTTCGCGCAGGAGATTGCCGGCCGTCCCGGGGTCGTGCGGCGGGTCTTCGTGAGCGCGCTGACCAGTCCGGAGGACATGTTTGCCCGCCGCGATCCCGCCACCATGACGCCCGCCGATCGCGACCGCTGGTATTGCACGCCTTATGCCCTCTCCATCGCCTACCAGCTTCGGGAAGTGATCGCGCAGTCCGATGCCGAGCCTATTCGGCAGGTGGCACAGAATGAAGGCAAGGTTCTCGAGCGCATCCGAAGTCTGATGCTGCTGGTTGCGCTTGCCGCTCTTCTGGCCTCCGCCCTTGCCGTTTCCGCCGCCATGGCAACGGCCCTTCTGGAGCGCCGCCGCGAAGTTGGACTGATGAAGGCGCTGGGTGCAAGAAGCGCCGCGGTCGCCTTGATCTTCGTCGCGGAGGCCTGCCTGCTAGCTCTTCTTGGAGGGACCGCGGGTTTCCTGATTGGCGTTTTGCTGGCCCGGCAGATCGGCATGGCAGTGTTCGGGTCGCAGATCGCGGTGCAACCTATGCTCTTCCCCGCCGTGCTCCTGCTGGCCGTACTGGTGACGCTCGCCGGCAGCGCCGCCGCCATCCGCCGGGCGTTGCGTTTCCATCCCGCCGTGGTCCTGCGAGGTGGCCTGTGA
- a CDS encoding ATP-binding cassette domain-containing protein, with protein sequence MGIELKHVSRAYPARSDSNAGEVRALDDVTFSVGSGEWLAVMGPSGSGKSTLVNLIGCLDRPDSGTVEVEGQSVADLSGPALDRFRAETIGFVFQQYHLIPYLTALENVMLAQYFHSMTDEQEALEALERVGLAERARHLPAQLSGGEQQRVCIARALINDPKVILADEPTGNLDAVNEEIVMGLLRDLHRQGRTLVMVTHDPVVARMADRRLELHHGRVTTHEIYSMPDEELFDEILEEMWILEENGDRAELGRMQLSGPMPIGLAVERMAQSGLLAERAHPSEPHTHRPSLDRCHEAIHPAESVPEHGSAVIQFTERGRRRAEDIIRRHRLAERLFTETLHLDDEAQIEQQACKFEHILSPQATDKICSFLGHPRTCPHGSPIPYGTCCPR encoded by the coding sequence ATGGGAATCGAGCTCAAGCATGTCAGCCGCGCCTATCCCGCGCGCAGCGACTCCAACGCCGGCGAAGTTCGTGCTCTCGACGACGTCACGTTTTCGGTGGGTTCGGGCGAGTGGCTGGCGGTCATGGGCCCTTCCGGCTCGGGGAAATCCACCCTGGTGAACCTGATCGGCTGCCTCGACCGCCCCGACAGCGGCACAGTCGAGGTGGAGGGCCAGAGTGTTGCCGATCTTTCCGGTCCCGCGCTGGACCGTTTTCGGGCGGAGACCATCGGCTTTGTCTTCCAGCAGTACCACCTGATTCCCTATCTCACCGCGCTGGAGAACGTCATGCTGGCGCAGTACTTCCACAGCATGACCGATGAGCAGGAAGCTCTGGAGGCGCTGGAGCGTGTCGGTCTGGCGGAACGTGCACGCCATCTACCCGCCCAGCTTTCCGGCGGCGAGCAGCAGCGCGTGTGCATCGCCCGCGCCCTCATCAACGATCCCAAGGTGATCCTGGCCGACGAACCCACCGGGAATCTGGACGCCGTGAACGAAGAAATCGTTATGGGCCTGCTGCGCGACCTGCACCGCCAGGGCCGGACCCTGGTCATGGTCACTCACGACCCGGTAGTGGCGCGCATGGCCGACCGGCGGCTGGAGCTGCACCACGGCCGCGTCACCACCCACGAGATCTACTCCATGCCCGATGAAGAGCTGTTCGACGAGATCCTGGAGGAGATGTGGATCTTGGAGGAGAACGGGGACCGCGCAGAGCTGGGCCGCATGCAACTCTCCGGTCCCATGCCCATCGGCCTCGCTGTCGAACGCATGGCGCAATCAGGATTGCTGGCCGAGCGCGCGCATCCCTCCGAACCCCACACGCACCGGCCCTCCTTGGACCGCTGCCACGAAGCGATTCATCCCGCCGAATCCGTCCCGGAGCACGGCAGCGCCGTGATTCAGTTCACCGAGCGCGGCCGGCGGCGTGCGGAAGATATCATCCGCCGCCACCGCCTCGCCGAGCGTTTGTTCACCGAGACCTTGCACCTGGACGACGAGGCGCAGATCGAGCAGCAGGCCTGCAAGTTCGAGCACATCCTCTCGCCGCAAGCCACGGACAAGATCTGCAGCTTTCTGGGTCACCCGCGCACCTGTCCGCACGGCAGCCCTATTCCCTACGGCACGTGTTGTCCGCGCTAG
- a CDS encoding Fe-S-containing protein, which translates to MLQSFIVTLREGVEAALIVGIILAYLAKVGRLDLRRIVYAALGAALLGSVVGAVLISRLRLSQEAFEGWVMLAAGFFVITVVVFMARAARGLRKDIEAKVGAFAGRGSQVGLFLFVFLMVLREGVETVLILGAMYLNTDELSNLLGTLAGVALAVVFGVMFVKGSVRINLPKFFRVTTVILGFVAAQLFVSGLHELSESGVIPATRESMALIGPIVRNDLFFFVTILALAAMMVLFEARRRAPEAAPAESRAAQRKAAWSARRERLWMSSVYASAFVFIMLVTAQFIYARSTTSLSPAKPMEFVNGELRVPLAEVYDGDLHRYSAEIDGVTVRFLLYQKPDGKIATVLDACEICGPVGFTRGPQGIECKNCAAPIDPQSMGMPGGCNPIPLQASVTETDVIISRADLSSGASHFHH; encoded by the coding sequence CTTGCGCGAGGGTGTGGAAGCCGCGCTCATCGTCGGCATCATCCTCGCCTATCTGGCCAAGGTAGGCCGCCTGGACTTGCGCCGCATTGTGTACGCCGCCCTGGGTGCGGCCCTCCTGGGCAGCGTGGTCGGCGCCGTGCTGATATCCCGGCTTCGCCTCAGCCAGGAGGCCTTTGAAGGCTGGGTCATGCTGGCCGCGGGATTCTTTGTCATCACGGTGGTCGTGTTCATGGCCCGCGCTGCCCGCGGCCTGCGCAAGGACATCGAGGCCAAGGTCGGCGCGTTCGCCGGGCGCGGTTCCCAGGTCGGCCTATTTTTGTTCGTGTTTCTCATGGTGCTGCGGGAGGGCGTGGAAACCGTGCTCATCCTGGGTGCCATGTACCTCAATACCGACGAACTCAGCAACCTGCTGGGCACTCTGGCGGGAGTCGCACTGGCCGTGGTTTTTGGCGTGATGTTCGTCAAGGGCAGCGTGCGCATCAACCTGCCGAAATTCTTCCGCGTCACTACCGTCATCCTGGGATTCGTTGCCGCGCAGTTGTTCGTTTCCGGCCTGCACGAGCTTTCTGAGAGCGGCGTGATCCCCGCTACGCGGGAGTCCATGGCGCTGATCGGGCCCATTGTGCGCAACGACCTGTTCTTCTTCGTCACCATCCTGGCTCTGGCGGCGATGATGGTGCTGTTCGAAGCCCGGCGTCGGGCTCCCGAAGCCGCGCCGGCCGAGTCCCGTGCCGCCCAGCGCAAGGCGGCCTGGAGCGCTCGCCGGGAACGCTTGTGGATGAGTTCGGTCTATGCCAGCGCCTTTGTCTTTATCATGCTGGTGACGGCGCAATTCATTTACGCGCGCAGCACCACTTCCCTTTCTCCGGCAAAACCCATGGAATTCGTGAATGGCGAGCTGCGCGTTCCGCTGGCCGAGGTTTACGACGGCGACCTGCACCGCTATTCCGCGGAAATCGACGGCGTCACCGTCCGCTTCCTGCTGTATCAGAAGCCGGACGGAAAGATTGCCACGGTGTTGGATGCCTGCGAGATTTGCGGTCCGGTAGGATTCACTCGCGGACCGCAAGGCATCGAGTGCAAGAACTGCGCCGCTCCTATCGATCCTCAATCGATGGGCATGCCCGGCGGCTGCAACCCGATTCCCTTGCAAGCCAGCGTTACCGAAACGGATGTCATCATCTCCCGGGCCGATCTGTCCTCCGGAGCGAGCCACTTCCACCACTAG
- a CDS encoding FtsX-like permease family protein, whose protein sequence is MTRWRMLLRLLLRAAWVRRERALTALAAFTVAAASSTAMLNLYSDADAKLRREFRNYGANIVIAPRAGAALPADALQRAETILGADGLVVPFAYAVAKTSEGIPIVVAGTDLERARRMNTWWQVTAWPSSADQALLGARASEVLGTSGNLELSFEGRVLRLQPAGTLRTGSAEDSRVYVSLAEFTAWTGVAPSVVEVAALGSAQQVSDAAARLEVALPDADVRPIRRIVQAEAQVLGKTQAALLACVALIILTAALCVLATLTASVFDRRKDFALMKALGASQAMVNAIFAAESLLLGLLGALAGYAIGVGLAAWIGRASFHAAVEPRLGVLPVIVAGSLAMALWAVVLPLFLLRRVQPAVMLKGE, encoded by the coding sequence GTGACGCGCTGGCGCATGCTGCTGCGCCTGCTGCTGCGGGCCGCCTGGGTACGCCGCGAACGCGCTTTGACCGCCCTGGCTGCCTTTACCGTCGCTGCCGCGTCTTCCACCGCCATGCTCAATCTCTACTCCGATGCGGACGCCAAGCTGCGGCGTGAATTCCGCAACTACGGGGCCAACATCGTGATCGCACCGCGCGCCGGTGCAGCCCTTCCGGCGGACGCGTTGCAACGAGCGGAAACTATTCTCGGTGCAGACGGCCTGGTGGTCCCTTTTGCCTACGCGGTCGCCAAAACCTCGGAGGGAATTCCGATCGTTGTGGCCGGAACCGATCTCGAGCGCGCGCGCCGGATGAATACGTGGTGGCAGGTGACCGCCTGGCCCTCGTCCGCGGACCAGGCTCTGCTCGGAGCTCGCGCGTCCGAAGTCCTGGGCACGAGCGGCAATCTCGAGCTTTCTTTCGAGGGTCGGGTCCTGCGTTTGCAGCCGGCCGGCACCCTGCGCACCGGGTCGGCGGAAGACAGTCGGGTGTACGTTTCACTGGCGGAATTCACCGCCTGGACCGGCGTTGCGCCTTCGGTGGTCGAGGTGGCGGCGCTGGGATCCGCCCAGCAGGTCTCCGACGCTGCGGCTCGTCTGGAGGTGGCGCTCCCGGACGCAGACGTGCGCCCCATCCGCCGCATCGTGCAGGCGGAAGCGCAGGTTCTGGGTAAGACCCAGGCCGCCCTGCTCGCCTGCGTGGCGCTGATTATTCTCACCGCAGCGCTGTGCGTGCTCGCTACACTGACCGCGTCCGTGTTCGACCGCCGCAAGGACTTCGCGCTGATGAAAGCGCTGGGCGCGTCGCAAGCCATGGTGAACGCGATTTTCGCCGCCGAGTCCCTGCTGTTGGGCCTGTTGGGCGCCCTGGCCGGCTACGCGATTGGTGTCGGCTTGGCCGCCTGGATCGGACGCGCCAGCTTCCACGCCGCCGTAGAGCCGCGCCTTGGCGTTCTGCCGGTCATTGTCGCCGGCTCGCTGGCTATGGCGCTCTGGGCGGTGGTTCTGCCCTTATTTCTGCTGCGCCGCGTGCAACCTGCCGTGATGCTGAAAGGCGAGTGA